In a single window of the Acetivibrio clariflavus DSM 19732 genome:
- a CDS encoding PilN domain-containing protein, whose product MKDINLLPEDIKSASAYAPGKPDSNAGTVFKVIGVLLFMGIFIIASLVAPKIYIKKLEADLSSIEKYMEDSKFDEVKKVNADIDAIKGVIASKNDVMETVDKNIYPINEVLIIVNNSLPRGTTLNGIDYKNNKIKLTGYTNDILAIAELVAKINRLDSVQIASDITVDQTNKFNLDLVVGGKEGK is encoded by the coding sequence GTGAAAGATATAAATTTATTACCGGAAGATATAAAATCGGCGTCAGCCTATGCACCGGGGAAACCTGATTCTAATGCGGGTACTGTGTTTAAAGTAATAGGAGTTTTATTATTTATGGGTATATTTATAATAGCTTCTCTTGTAGCACCTAAAATTTATATTAAAAAGTTAGAAGCTGATCTTAGTAGTATTGAAAAATATATGGAAGATTCTAAGTTTGATGAAGTTAAAAAAGTTAATGCAGATATAGATGCTATTAAAGGTGTTATAGCATCAAAGAATGACGTTATGGAAACTGTTGATAAAAATATTTATCCGATAAATGAGGTTCTTATTATTGTTAATAATTCGCTTCCTAGAGGAACTACTCTTAATGGAATAGACTATAAGAACAATAAGATAAAGCTTACTGGCTATACCAATGATATTTTAGCTATAGCTGAGTTGGTTGCAAAGATAAATAGGTTGGATTCCGTCCAAATAGCAAGTGATATTACAGTTGATCAGACAAATAAGTTTAATTTGGATTTGGTAGTTGGCGGAAAGGAAGGTAAATAA
- a CDS encoding type II secretion system protein — protein sequence MKRLLRSEKGLTFIEVLIALSIMGLLSVPIMMMFMNAQMYARKVDKQTEINAVTRTVKELVSEGLNKDAPLSSLTGEIIDIDGEDAEDGEDSEADEGEEVSDGFKSIIRYAIKSNTTVTTPYLKIEDSIEDSGNKISDKYTYTVTYDPAKYYDSNYKGVYNVLIKIYEKESKNKVNELKVSVYIDNLYAEKKTDSEDSESD from the coding sequence ATGAAACGGCTGCTCAGAAGTGAAAAAGGATTGACATTTATTGAAGTATTAATTGCCCTTTCTATAATGGGGCTATTGTCAGTACCTATTATGATGATGTTTATGAATGCTCAAATGTATGCAAGAAAGGTAGATAAACAGACTGAAATAAATGCCGTTACAAGGACAGTTAAAGAATTGGTTTCGGAAGGCCTTAATAAAGATGCTCCTTTATCAAGTCTGACTGGAGAAATAATTGATATTGATGGAGAAGATGCAGAAGATGGAGAAGATAGTGAAGCTGATGAGGGCGAAGAAGTAAGCGATGGATTTAAATCAATTATAAGATATGCAATTAAATCTAATACTACAGTTACAACACCTTATCTAAAAATAGAGGATTCAATAGAGGATTCCGGAAATAAAATTAGTGATAAATATACCTATACAGTAACTTATGATCCGGCGAAATATTATGATTCAAATTATAAAGGAGTATATAATGTCTTGATAAAAATATATGAAAAGGAGAGCAAGAATAAAGTTAATGAATTAAAGGTATCTGTATATATAGATAATTTGTATGCGGAAAAGAAAACTGATAGTGAAGATTCAGAGTCA